Proteins from a single region of Artemia franciscana unplaced genomic scaffold, ASM3288406v1 Scaffold_3774, whole genome shotgun sequence:
- the LOC136043223 gene encoding curved DNA-binding protein-like: MQYKDYYDIMGVDRGVSQDDLKKTYRKLARKYHPDVSKEPDAEKKFKDVGEAYEVLRDPEKRAAYDQLGANWKAGQDFNPPPGWDGGFGQSGGFRGRSSQGGGFSDFFDELFGQHGAGGGFGQRNAKGEDHQAKILIDLDDAFNGAKRTISLRLPQAGPDGRMVHQERSLSVSIPKGIKAGQRIRLTGQGAPGPMGQAGDLLLEIQFKPHTVYKVDDTDLSMDCPITPWEAALGAKITVPTPNGKVELNVPAGARSGQKMRLKGRGIPGKTPGDLYVVLQITNPPADTDEAKALYEEMRDKLAFNPRSRLGV, encoded by the coding sequence ATGCAATACAAAGACTATTACGACATCATGGGTGTCGATCGAGGCGTTAGCCAAgatgatctaaaaaaaacttaccgcAAACTAGCGCGTAAATATCATCCTGATGTCAGTAAAGAACCTGACGcggagaaaaaatttaaagacgTAGGTGAAGCTTACGAAGTATTGCGAGATCCCGAAAAGCGTGCCGCATACGATCAACTCGGGGCGAACTGGAAAGCTGGACAAGATTTCAATCCACCGCCGGGTTGGGATGGCGGCTTCGGTCAGTCTGGCGGATTTAGAGGGCGATCAAGTCAAGGCGGTGGCTTCAGTGATTTCTTTGACGAATTATTCGGTCAGCATGGTGCTGGGGGCGGTTTTGGACAACGGAATGCGAAAGGTGAAGATCATCAAGCAAAAATCTTGATCGATTTGGATGATGCATTTAATGGTGCAAAACGGACGATCAGTTTACGTCTACCCCAAGCCGGACCAGATGGTCGAATGGTGCATCAAGAACGTAGCTTGAGTGTTTCCATACCTAAAGGAATTAAAGCTGGGCAACGGATTAGATTGACTGGGCAGGGCGCACCAGGACCGATGGGACAAGCGGGTGATCTGCTTCTTGAGATTCAGTTTAAGCCGCATACCGTGTACAAAGTGGATGATACCGATCTAAGCATGGATTGTCCGATCACACCGTGGGAAGCGGCGCTCGGCGCGAAAATCACCGTTCCAACGCCGAATGGAAAAGTTGAATTAAATGTCCCGGCAGGTGCACGCTCAGGCCAGAAAATGCGCCTAAAAGGACGTGGTATTCCGGGCAAAACACCGGGCGATTTGTATGTTGTTTTACAAATCACCAACCCACCAGCGGACACTGACGAAGCGAAAGCGCTCTATGAAGAAATGCGTGACAAACTCGCGTTTAATCCACGTAGTCGATTGGGCGTATAA
- the LOC136043221 gene encoding HTH-type transcriptional regulator HdfR-like: MDTQLLRTFLEVSKTRHFGHAAESLHVTSAAVSARIRQLEEFLNVTLFTRQRGNIQLTDAGQRLLPHAESILSVWATVKQEMATEQTPPDVIKLGYQTGLIPQVCPINTSALSAQPVLPLTDMLTITAATSSALLEGLMQTQFDLILTSDAIHDEQLIKQVVGELRCDLFSDQPEQSWLEMTRSTYVHIDWGDDFAAFHATHFKRSLSVSRLCVDAVSVACDHVTQYGGSAYLPPDLGASLGLYAVQAAPQFSQPIQVVYQAERFDQARLEKLIAQVFKTS; encoded by the coding sequence ATGGATACCCAACTACTCAGAACTTTTCTCGAAGTCAGCAAAACGCGTCATTTTGGTCACGCTGCTGAATCCTTACACGTCACTTCTGCGGCGGTCAGTGCACGAATTCGCCAGTTAGAAGAGTTTCTCAACGTGACGTTGTTTACGCGTCAGCGAGGAAATATTCAGCTAACCGATGCAGGACAACGGTTGTTACCACATGCCGAGTCGATCTTGTCGGTTTGGGCCACGGTTAAACAAGAAATGGCGACAGAACAAACGCCGCCAGATGTGATCAAGTTGGGGTATCAAACAGGCTTAATTCCGCAAGTTTGTCCGATCAACACGAGTGCATTATCGGCGCAACCAGTTTTGCCGTTGACGGATATGTTGACGATCACAGCAGCGACATCATCTGCCTTACTCGAAGGGCTAATGCAAACGCAGTTTGATCTAATCTTGACCAGCGATGCCATTCATGACGAGCAGCTGATTAAACAAGTAGTGGGGGAGCTTCGCTGTGATTTGTTTTCGGATCAGCCAGAACAAAGCTGGTTGGAAATGACGCGATCAACCTATGTCCACATTGATTGGGGGGACGATTTTGCTGCATTTCATGCAACGCATTTTAAGCGGAGTTTATCGGTCTCACGGTTATGTGTCGATGCGGTATCGGTCGCCTGTGATCATGTAACACAATACGGCGGTAGCGCATATTTACCACCCGATCTCGGCGCGTCGCTAGGACTATACGCAGTACAGGCAGCGCCGCAATTTTCGCAACCGATACAGGTGGTTTATCAGGCCGAACGGTTCGATCAAGCCAGACTAGAAAAGCTGATTGCGCAAGTCTTTAAGACGTCTTAG
- the LOC136043222 gene encoding uncharacterized protein LOC136043222, with protein MQLETLLDTLKHAPNSVEFDNVMTVIAENFTYTPSRFSNGLGDNKVVNEAGTNEGSCKIFAFAKQQGLSEAHTLACFGHYYRDDVLAHPDNTDHANIRQFMQTGWAGIAFDQVALQAK; from the coding sequence ATGCAATTAGAAACCTTATTAGACACTCTCAAACATGCCCCAAACAGCGTCGAATTCGACAACGTAATGACGGTGATCGCAGAAAACTTTACATACACGCCTAGTCGATTCTCAAATGGTCTTGGTGACAACAAAGTGGTCAATGAAGCGGGAACCAATGAAGGCTCCTGTAAAATATTTGCTTTCGCAAAACAGCAAGGTTTATCGGAAGCACACACCCTGGCCTGCTTCGGCCACTATTATCGCGATGATGTTCTCGCCCACCCCGACAATACTGATCACGCAAATATTCGTCAGTTTATGCAAACCGGCTGGGCTGGTATCGCCTTTGATCAGGTCGCATTACAAGCAAAATAA
- the LOC136043226 gene encoding ECF RNA polymerase sigma factor RpoE-like, translating to MSQETDITDAPVLSTADKLNSTAQYYLTLIVNKDENAMADFYDATLGVVYALALHITGTAESAEEVVEDVYMQVWRDAKKYDQERARVITWLQTICRSRALDFLRRRDKADTHPDPDLLRKEEDVEEDNPIDLLLVTERDSVIHSAIKELPSVQRQLLGLAFFKGMSHQQISDYLEMPLGTVKTHIRKAINSLQQHPEINEQRFTL from the coding sequence ATGTCGCAGGAAACAGATATTACAGATGCACCTGTATTATCGACAGCAGACAAGCTGAACAGCACCGCACAGTATTATCTAACATTGATCGTCAATAAAGATGAAAATGCGATGGCTGATTTTTATGATGCGACATTGGGTGTGGTCTATGCACTTGCGTTACACATTACAGGTACAGCTGAATCTGCTGAAGAAGTGGTGGAAGATGTGTATATGCAAGTCTGGCGGGATGCAAAAAAGTACGATCAGGAAAGAGCACGTGTGATCACTTGGTTACAAACAATTTGCCGCAGTCGTGCATTGGATTTTTTACGGCGTAGAGATAAAGCAGACACACATCCTGATCCGGACTTATTAAGGAAGGAAGAAGATGTCGAAGAGGATAACCCAATTGATCTCTTACTCGTGACGGAACGAGACAGTGTTATCCATTCAGCAATAAAAGAATTACCCTCAGTTCAAAGACAACTTCTTGGATTGGCGTTTTTCAAAGGAATGAGTCATCAACAAATATCGGATTACCTTGAAATGCCATTAGGTACTGTAAAGACACATATTCGCAAAGCGATCAACTCTTTACAGCAGCACCCAGAAATAAATGAGCAGAGGTTtacattatga
- the LOC136043234 gene encoding trk system potassium uptake protein TrkH-like, with the protein MLTVAGLFLILGKRYDVSKVSFRDALIFAVLTWVLSGFLGAIPIILITGVSLTDGVFESISALTTTGATILSGLDQMPRTFLLFRQFLQWLGGLGVVIFVVAVLPILNVGGMKLLRAETPGPFKDDKLSPRIANTAHFMWYVYITITLLCAVAYFLGGMSVYDAIAHSFTTVSTGGFSTHDASMGYFDSPGLLIISDVFMLVGAVSFALHFRVWHAGRLHLYWRDEETRWFLAFVILLAVLIGVFLLRAGVYNDSFTAFNLAFFHLISFITSTGFGAAGFSDWPYAVTFLLLVAGYLGGCAGSTAGGNKFI; encoded by the coding sequence ATGCTCACCGTTGCAGGGCTCTTTCTAATATTAGGCAAACGCTATGATGTCTCCAAAGTGAGCTTTCGTGATGCATTAATCTTTGCCGTATTAACTTGGGTTCTCAGTGGGTTTCTCGGCGCTATCCCGATTATTCTGATCACCGGCGTGTCGTTAACAGATGGGGTATTTGAATCGATCAGTGCACTGACCACCACAGGCGCGACGATTCTAAGCGGGCTTGATCAAATGCCACGTACCTTCTTACTATTTCGACAATTTCTACAATGGTTGGGTGGATTGGGCGTGGTGATTTTCGTGGTTGCCGTCTTGCCGATATTGAATGTCGGTGGAATGAAATTACTACGCGCTGAAACGCCAGGGCCATTTAAAGATGACAAACTCTCCCCTCGAATTGCTAACACCGCTCACTTCATGTGGTACGTCTACATCACGATCACCCTCTTGTGTGCGGTTGCTTATTTCCTGGGCGGTATGAGTGTTTATGACGCGATCGCACATAGTTTTACAACCGTTTCTACAGGTGGTTTTTCGACTCACGATGCCAGCATGGGCTATTTTGATAGTCCGGGTTTATTAATCATTTCGGATGTGTTCATGCTCGTTGGAGCGGTGAGTTTTGCTCTACATTTTAGGGTCTGGCATGCGGGGCGACTTCATCTCTACTGGCGAGATGAAGAAACGCGTTGGTTTCTTGCGTTTGTCATTCTGCTCGCGGTGCTCATAGGAGTTTTTCTGCTCCGAGCTGGGGTGTATAACGATTCATTTACGGCATTtaatttggctttttttcaCCTGATTTCTTTCATCACAAGCACGGGATTTGGTGCTGCAGGGTTTTCTGACTGGCCGTATGCGGTGACATTTTTATTGTTGGTTGCTGGTTATCTCGGCGG
- the LOC136043225 gene encoding nitrate/nitrite transporter NrtP-like, whose amino-acid sequence MKILHLSWFAFFITFVVWFNLAPMLQAIKETFGLTKSEITTLLVLNVALTIPARVVIGMLTDKYGPRLVYSSLLIIMSFPCFMFAFADNYTQLVIARFLLGCIGAGFVIGIRMVSEWFPHRELGTAEGIYGGWGNFGSAAAAMTLPTVALMFGGDDGWRYAVAITGLMSFIMGFVYYKGTTDTPKGSTYFKPKTTGAMEITSKGDFFFLILMKIPMYLALGVLAWRLSPTKVDMISQTATNGIYVFLILLFLYEVSLVWKVNKKVFSETIPKIHQYSFKQVAVLNVLYFATFGSELAVVSMLPLFFSETFSLTPVVAGMLASGYAFMNLMSRPGGGYLSDKFGRKRTLLILTAGLAVGYFLMSQVNGSWPLVLAVIAVMACSFFVQAGEGAVFAVVPLIKRSQTGQIAGMTGAYGNVGAVIYLLVYSMVDASTFFMVIAGTAVIGFLALLALKEPSGEIAEIDEDGTVQMISVG is encoded by the coding sequence ATGAAGATACTACATCTGAGctggtttgctttttttatcaCGTTTGTGGTCTGGTTTAACTTGGCGCCAATGCTTCAAGCGATCAAAGAAACTTTTGGTTTAACGAAGTCAGAAATAACAACCTTATTGGTTTTAAATGTGGCATTGACCATACCGGCACGGGTCGTGATCGGCATGTTGACTGATAAATATGGACCGAGGTTAGTTTACTCCTCACTCCTGATCATCATGTCTTTTCCTTGCTTTATGTTTGCTTTTGCAGACAATTACACGCAACTTGTCATTGCACGCTTTCTATTAGGTTGTATCGGTGCGGGTTTTGTCATCGGTATCCGTATGGTCAGTGAATGGTTCCCACATCGCGAATTGGGTACAGCAGAGGGTATTTATGGTGGCTGGGGTAACTTTGGTTCGGCTGCAGCGGCAATGACATTACCGACAGTTGCACTCATGTTTGGTGGTGATGACGGCTGGCGTTATGCAGTTGCGATTACGGGTTTAATGAGCTTTATCATGGGTTTTGTTTATTACAAAGGCACAACAGATACCCCTAAAGGTTCAACGTATTTTAAACCGAAAACAACGGGCGCTATGGAGATCACAAGTAaaggtgatttcttttttctgatcttaatgaagatCCCAATGTACTTAGCATTAGGTGTACTTGCTTGGCGTTTATCACCGACAAAAGTCGATATGATTTCCCAAACAGCAACGAACGGGATCTAtgtatttttaatccttttattcCTTTATGAAGTTTCTTTAGTATGGAAAgtgaataaaaaagttttttcagaaaCGATCCCAAAGATTCATCAATACAGTTTTAAACAAGTTGCCGTATTAAATGTACTCTATTTTGCAACGTTTGGATCTGAGCTCGCAGTTGTCTCCATGTTGCCACTGTTCTTTTCTGAAACGTTTAGTTTAACTCCGGTCGTGGCAGGTATGCTTGCTTCGGGTTATGCCTTTATGAACCTGATGTCACGTCCCGGCGGTGGTTATCTTTCTGATAAGTTTGGTCGTAAGCGTACATTGTTGATTCTCACAGCGGGTCTGGCCGTGGGTTACTTTTTAATGTCGCAAGTTAACGGTAGCTGGCCACTGGTGTTAGCTGTTATTGCCGTTATGGCATGTTCATTTTTTGTACAGGCTGGTGAAGGAGCTGTGTTTGCTGTAGTACCGTTAATTAAGCGAAGCCAAACTGGTCAGATTGCCGGTATGACGGGTGCGTATGGTAATGTTGGTGCCGTAATCTATTTACTGGTTTATTCCATGGTTGATGCATCTACTTTCTTTATGGTGATCGCCGGTACCGCTGTGATTGGTTTCCTTGCCTTGCTCGCATTAAAAGAGCCATCAGGTGAGATCGCCGAAATCGATGAAGACGGGACCGTCCAAATGATCTCCGTTGGTTAA